A genome region from Leptospira langatensis includes the following:
- a CDS encoding HAMP domain-containing sensor histidine kinase, protein MRRSLFSKLLLSNWLLLVFLMVVAGVVFFLEDRINPDLKILLFSAYILLAMFGTFYMSFSIARSVSQTLNQIEMKTGEINAGDFGSELSLPEIRELADLAVSINLMSGRLKNQFVDLTIEKEKFDSVLQNLKEGVFSVDLEGSIVFQNRSIPGSLIEPNSGSRRVEDAVKDPRLLEFIKKNLYGKGEPKIELDLSQNFYTIKMYPLRTNGNILMFIGVIRNITEEKQSYIIREQFVQNASHELKTPITSIKGYTETLLGRLKLMEDSHEKRFLDAISRNTDRMVRIVEDMLTITRIENQSAIAQPEEFTLKSLVENLSFTVDGVISPKGQKLVVDMPTSLAVSADWVLLEHMLLNLISNASSYSPDGKTITLKIAKIEPDSVNFQVIDQGIGIKDEDKERIFERFFRVDKNRSRKEGGTGLGLSIVKHIVRLHHGSVKVFDNPEGGTIFSVTIPLVYNESLEF, encoded by the coding sequence ATGAGGCGTAGCTTATTTTCTAAACTACTCTTAAGTAACTGGCTTCTACTCGTTTTCCTCATGGTCGTTGCGGGAGTTGTCTTCTTCTTAGAAGACAGGATCAACCCCGATCTGAAGATCCTTCTCTTCTCGGCTTATATACTTCTTGCGATGTTCGGGACTTTCTACATGTCCTTCTCCATTGCGAGAAGTGTGAGCCAAACCTTAAATCAAATTGAAATGAAAACCGGCGAGATCAATGCCGGGGATTTCGGATCCGAATTAAGTCTTCCTGAGATCAGGGAATTGGCGGATCTGGCTGTGTCCATCAATCTCATGTCTGGTCGTTTAAAGAACCAATTCGTGGACTTAACGATTGAAAAGGAAAAGTTCGACTCGGTTCTCCAAAACTTGAAAGAAGGAGTCTTCTCTGTCGACTTAGAAGGCTCGATCGTATTCCAGAATCGAAGCATTCCTGGCTCCTTGATAGAACCGAACTCAGGCTCTCGCAGAGTAGAAGACGCAGTAAAAGATCCGCGTCTCTTGGAGTTCATTAAGAAAAACTTATACGGCAAGGGCGAGCCCAAGATAGAATTGGACCTGAGCCAAAACTTCTATACGATCAAGATGTATCCTCTCCGTACCAACGGAAACATCCTAATGTTCATCGGAGTGATCCGGAACATCACGGAAGAAAAGCAATCCTATATCATCCGAGAACAATTCGTTCAAAACGCATCTCACGAATTAAAGACCCCTATCACTTCTATCAAGGGTTATACCGAGACTCTTTTAGGCCGTTTGAAATTGATGGAAGACAGTCACGAGAAGAGATTCTTGGACGCTATCTCCCGAAATACCGATCGCATGGTCCGTATCGTAGAAGACATGCTCACCATTACTCGAATCGAGAATCAGAGCGCAATTGCTCAGCCGGAAGAATTCACCCTCAAGTCCTTGGTAGAGAACCTATCTTTCACAGTGGATGGCGTGATCTCTCCTAAAGGGCAGAAACTTGTTGTGGACATGCCTACTTCTTTGGCCGTTTCCGCAGATTGGGTCTTGCTAGAGCATATGCTCTTGAATTTGATCTCGAACGCTTCTTCTTATTCCCCGGACGGGAAAACGATCACTCTGAAAATCGCTAAAATAGAACCTGATTCCGTTAACTTTCAAGTCATAGACCAAGGGATCGGGATCAAGGATGAGGATAAGGAGAGAATTTTCGAGAGATTCTTCCGAGTGGATAAAAATAGATCCCGCAAAGAAGGCGGGACCGGCCTGGGACTCTCTATCGTGAAGCATATCGTCCGACTACATCATGGCTCGGTAAAGGTATTCGACAATCCGGAAGGGGGCACTATCTTTTCCGTGACCATACCTTTGGTGTACAACGAGTCTCTGGAATTTTGA
- the argJ gene encoding bifunctional glutamate N-acetyltransferase/amino-acid acetyltransferase ArgJ translates to MDYPKGFSSFGINIGIKDKTKDFGVIFSEKPCKAAAVFTRNNFPGAPVIVGKEHVRDGILQAVVINSKNSNVATGDAGISNSRQICAEIGKSLGISETLVLPSSTGVIGVPLPMQVILPACANAKSNLKPGNLEEVAEAIMTTDTRRKISLRKIKSANGEAVIFGMAKGAGMIEPNMATMLSYILTDAEVDGDLQKILKQCVDASFNCISIDSDTSTSDTVAVLSNGLAGKVNAEEFRSALLEICIDLAKEVARDGEGASKLIEVRVRKSRDEIQARKIGKSILNSPLIKTAIYGGDPNWGRLVMAVGKVFDEPIPFDSLEIYFGDLPVKGADSDKLKKLSEYLKKNSEILVDVVLNTGNYEMVFWGCDLTEGYVKENAYYTT, encoded by the coding sequence ATGGATTATCCCAAAGGTTTTTCTTCCTTCGGAATCAATATAGGCATTAAGGATAAAACGAAGGATTTCGGGGTCATCTTCTCCGAAAAGCCTTGCAAAGCCGCTGCAGTTTTTACTCGAAACAATTTCCCAGGAGCTCCTGTCATTGTAGGAAAGGAACATGTCCGAGACGGAATACTGCAAGCAGTAGTAATCAATTCAAAAAATTCGAATGTAGCAACCGGAGATGCAGGCATCTCGAACTCCAGGCAGATCTGCGCGGAGATCGGAAAGTCTTTAGGCATCTCGGAAACACTGGTCCTTCCTTCTTCTACAGGAGTGATCGGAGTTCCACTTCCTATGCAGGTCATTCTTCCCGCATGTGCGAATGCAAAATCCAATCTAAAGCCCGGCAATCTAGAAGAAGTAGCCGAGGCAATCATGACCACGGACACTCGTAGAAAGATCTCGCTTAGAAAGATCAAATCCGCAAACGGAGAAGCTGTTATCTTCGGAATGGCCAAGGGGGCCGGGATGATCGAACCCAATATGGCGACCATGCTCTCTTATATTCTTACCGATGCTGAAGTTGATGGAGACCTACAGAAGATCCTAAAACAATGCGTGGATGCAAGCTTCAACTGTATCAGCATAGATTCGGATACTTCGACTTCTGATACAGTAGCCGTTTTGAGTAACGGATTAGCGGGGAAGGTAAACGCAGAGGAATTCCGATCCGCGTTACTCGAAATATGTATCGATCTTGCAAAAGAAGTAGCAAGAGACGGAGAAGGCGCTTCTAAATTGATCGAAGTCCGTGTTCGAAAATCCAGGGACGAGATCCAAGCCAGAAAAATAGGCAAGTCTATCCTGAATTCTCCCCTGATCAAGACTGCAATCTACGGCGGAGACCCGAACTGGGGAAGACTCGTCATGGCAGTGGGCAAGGTTTTCGACGAGCCGATCCCCTTCGATTCCTTGGAAATTTATTTCGGAGATCTTCCTGTCAAAGGGGCCGACTCGGACAAACTCAAAAAATTATCGGAGTATTTAAAAAAGAATTCCGAGATCCTCGTCGATGTGGTATTGAATACCGGTAACTACGAGATGGTATTTTGGGGATGCGACCTTACCGAAGGATACGTAAAAGAAAACGCATACTATACGACCTGA